The Lolium rigidum isolate FL_2022 chromosome 1, APGP_CSIRO_Lrig_0.1, whole genome shotgun sequence region tgatgtgatatgtttTGACACAACCTACAAGACAAATAGTTACGGCAGACCATTTGCAGTTTTTGTTGGTGTCAACCATCATAAGCAAACAGTGGTGTTTGTAGCAGCATTATTGTATGATGAAACAAAAGAAACATTTGAATGGTTGTTTGAAACATTCTAAAAAGCCATGTCAGGGAAAGAACCAAAGACAATATTGACCGATCAGTGTGCAGCCATTATCGGTGCCATTGACACTGTTTTTGCTAACTCAATACATCGTCTATGTGTGTGGCACATGTATCAGAATGCTGCAAAACATTTGAGCCATGTTTTTCAAGGTTCCAAGACATTTAAGAAAGATTTTGGCAAGTGtgttttttattttgaagaaGTTGATGAATTTATAGCAGCTTGGAATCATATGCTAAAGGCGTATAATTTGGAAGACAATGAGTGGCTACATAGATTATTCAAGAGCAAGGAGAAGTGGGCTTTGGTTTATGGTCGGCAAACCTTCTGTGCAGATATGATATCTACACAAAGAAGTGAGAGTCTCAATGCAATGTTGAAGCGATATTTGCATGTTCGCCTTGATCTATTAGACTTCTTCAAGCACTACGAGAGGGCAGTGGATGACAGGAGGTATGCTGAACTGGATAGTGATTTCTATGCAAGTCAAACGTCTCCCAAAGTTCCACGTGTGCGGATGCTGATACAAACTTCGAAGGAATATACACCAGCTATGTTTGAAATATTTAGAGGAGAATACGACATGGTGATGGGATGTTGTTTGTACAATAGTGGTCATAGTGACTCTACTTTAGAATTCAAAGTTAGTAATACAGACCACCCCCGAAGCCACCAGTTTACGGTGAAATTTGATCCTAATGGTTCAAAGGTTTCATGTTCATGCAAAAAGTTTGAATTTGTGGGGGTATTGTGCCGTCATGCATTGAAGGTATTGGATCACAACAATATCAAGGAATTGGCACCGGAATATATTTTGAAAAGATGGACAAGACATGCAAAAACTGGACCATCGGATGCAATCCAAAAGTGTGTTAATGATGAAGAAACTAGAGTTGTGCTAGCTAGACGGTACGGATCATTATGTCGTTCTTACAACAACATCTTGAGTAAAGCAGTAGGAAACGAAGAGGCATATGCACTGCTACTTCAATAGATCTAATGGAAAAGGTGGACCAGATCATGCATGTAAATCAGTCAAAAAATATGTCACCTAATTGTGAACAAGCAGAGAAGCAACCAGTTGAatccaacaaaaaaaaatgaagtcCAAGTACAGGGAGCAACCAGTTGAAAATCATCCGAAGCAAATCCTAGGTTCAGCGTCCCACTGACCCACAACAATTTAGCAGTATTCGAGCATTGTATGCCTCAACTACCGCAGGGCGGGAACTATAATTTTCAAGAACTACCGGGCGCTATGCCTCAACTACCGCAGGGCGGGAACTATAATTTTCAAGCACTACCGGACGCTATGCCTTAACTACCGCAGGGTGGGAACTATAATTTTCAAGCACTACCGGGCGGGATCGAACTACAATCTGCAAGTATTGCAGTGTGCAATGCCTCACCTACCTCAGGCGAATGCTACTTTTCAGCGGTCACTTGGTTTGCAACCACAACAACCATATTTCTATAATAACACTCAACCAAGTCAGGTATATTTTGTTTAGTAAAGCGTTAAAAATGATGTGAGTATGCACATGCCATTCGATCTGCACTAACTTTTATTACATTGTACGTAGGGTTCAGGTTCTGCAGCGTTATCAGACTTGGGATGGATACCATGTCAAAATGACGAGCGGCCAAGCAGGGTATTTTTCAATAACAAGTTACACTAACCAGTTCAATATTTCTCTAATATAACAAATTCTAGTTTATGTCTAAAAaccatttttttgttttcttccagGTCTCCGGTAGCCAATCAAGTCATCAACAAGATAATCCTTTTTAATTGGCTACATCTGAAGTTTGCTTGCCAGTATTGCTCTACCCAAAAACGGGATGTAGTATTGATCTCACCATTCATATTACTGCTGGATACGTAAGAATATTGGTTAAGCTTACTTTCGTTTAGTTCTCAGGTTAAATGTTGTCTTCAACATTAAATTTCCTACAAGGAATTTCCAGCAATTTGTGATTCCCATTGCAGTTGTCCACAAAATTTGATGTGTCATAGTAAACAAATACATATGCTACAAGGGGCGTGAGCCTATATGGTAATTCAACTGATGAACTATCACTCACCTTTGTCATAGGAGCTTGCATCAAGCTCGCATCCCTACTTTCTGGTTGATGGCGAGCAGGCCTTCACGCAGGATGCTTCTCCTGAAGTCACCATCTCTCCTAGTGCGGCCCTTGCCCTCTTCTTACTAACCCGGACCAGCAGCGATTCCCCTTCCCGCGTCCAGGCGGCGAGCGCACCACGATTTGGCCTCTGACAAGCTCAATCGAGAGTCAACTTGACGCGGTTGCAAGCTCAATCGCCGAGGTCGCTGCCGCGAGATCAATGGCCAAGCCCGCCGCCACGAGCTCCGCCAAGCTCGCCGTCAGCAGCGCAATCGCCAAGGCCTCCGGCGCGAGCTCCCTCGAGGCCGCCGCGTGAGCTCCGTCGTGGCCGCCATGCGAGCTCCGCTGAGGGCGCCACGCGAGCTCCGCCAAGGGTGCTGCCGCGCGCTCAATTGTCGAGGCCGTCGTCGTGACCTCCGTCACACCTCAATCTCACCGTGCTCAGTTGGGTTAACCagggatactgtagcgggacttttgtttcttaattttttgtttctttttttttttggctgtgtgcatccgtagtgccattagggtggtgcgttgttgcagaggctgggtgtaattgctatctttttgatattaatatattccctttataaaaaaaaaaaccaaatgaAAATGAATTATTTGAGGTGTGAGGCCTGCCAGGACATGTGTCTCTCATCTATTGGACTTGCATAATAATGCGTGCTGGGCTCCCTGCAGGAGAGCCGAACCCAAAAAACCTTGTTGACCGACTCCCGGAAAAATCTTCTTGCTCAACATCTCCCACGCGTCAACATGTCACCGATTTTTAACAAGCCATTGTTGAACAGTTTTTTCCACTCAAAAACAAAAAGGTGAACAGCTCTATCCACAAATTGGATACAATCGGCAtcgcactacgggaaaaacaggctttgccgtgcaactatttgcacggcaaagagccctatttgcacggcaaaggctttgccgtgcgaccccgcacggcaaagatcgcacGGCAAATGCTTCTTTGCTGTGTGactcgccaacgttgcacggcaaaggctttgccgtgtgacgccgcacggcaaaggtcgcttctttgacgtgtgcctaacatgttttatctaaaaaaaggccCCAAACTTGCTGGTCTGGGAATCGAACCTAGGACACAGAGTAGGgaaagcgtgcaaccttgccactgagctatgtgttcgtttgttgataactataccatgcCATGCCTTTTGAGATGAGAAAAATCCAGTTtctacatctttgccgtgcgcttgcactaggcaaaggcttctttgccgtgcgtttttcaaaaacactaggcaaaggctgctttgccgtgcaacccagctgcgcgcacggcaaaggatgaggcacggcaatgcccaacgcctttgccgtgcaccaagtctttgccgtgcggtgtgttggaccattgccgtgcacctttctttgccgtgcggcctcttccatctttgccgtgaatcgtatctttgccgtgcgcttgtgtctatctttcccgtgaccaaggtctttgccgtgcgtttttatctgtgcgcacggcaaagatttctttgccgtgcggggacacacggcaaagaaatgctACACGGCGACGcatatttttcccgtagtgtcgGTAGTTGCATTGCAAAGTTTCTATTGTGTTCAAAGTTCACAAATTGAATCGTCATTTGAACAGCTCGATCCACTCAAAAACAAAAAGGTGAACAGCTCTACTAGACCAGGATAGAGAATTGAACAGCTCCGAGGTCCGAGCTCTCCTCAACCTTGTTTTTCAGTTAAAATTCGAACCGTGCCTTCCAAGCCTCGTCCTGCCCGATGGGGACAATTACCCGCGGCCTGCGCGTTGACACACGTCAAACGCATGGACGAATCCGACTCGAGCTCGGCGATGGCAAGGCGGTTAATAATAGTTCGTACTGCAGGGTTTGgccgaggcggagtcggagacggCCGGCCGGGATACAGCTAACGCGCACGCCAAATCCTTTATAAGCGCGCACCCAGTGCCTCCATTACGGCCAAACGAACACATCGATCTCTCTTCGATAAGTCTTGCTGTTGCCAACCCGCGAACCTCAACTCTTCTTGCGACTGTGCGCGAGGGATCCCTGCTAGCTCGATGGCGAAGCGGAAGTCGGCGAACTCGAAGATGGCGTCGCGCAAGAAGCCGGCGGTGAAGCTGGACAAGATTTTCTGCTGCCCCTTCTGCAACCACGCCGGGAGCGTCGACTGCGAGATCGACCGCAAGGAATGGTTCGCCGTGGTCAAGTGCTTCGTGTGCCAGGAGAGCTACTCCACGAAGGCGCACGCCCTCACCGAGCCCATCGACGTCTACAGCGAGTGGATCGACGAGTGCGAGAAGGCCAACCAAGGCGtcgacgtccgccgccgccgccgggactcCTACGCGTGAAGACGACGATGTACGTGTGAAGGATAGCCCGCGCACATCCGTGCCGTGGTAGCTTGCTTGAGATTTTAATGTACTCCGATCTGAAATTGTAGATCGATGAAACGAATACTAGTTGGAGTATGTTCTTTCTTGCTGCGGAATGTGTAACTGAAGTTTATTAGAGTTTTGTGCTATGCGCAGCTGCCCGATCGGCTGATTTTGTTCCAGTTCCTAAGTTTGTGGAGTTCAAAGTTTCTGTAACCATTACATTGCTCTTTTCTATTTTAGCAAGGCACCGGATATCTGCCGCTCGGTTGATTCTGaaggtgtatatgatgccccccacagGGGGTCTCGCAGgcgtttggattttcggccgtccgatcgagctgatgtggcgcgatctcggccgg contains the following coding sequences:
- the LOC124705619 gene encoding transcription elongation factor 1 homolog yields the protein MAKRKSANSKMASRKKPAVKLDKIFCCPFCNHAGSVDCEIDRKEWFAVVKCFVCQESYSTKAHALTEPIDVYSEWIDECEKANQGVDVRRRRRDSYA